The Apium graveolens cultivar Ventura chromosome 3, ASM990537v1, whole genome shotgun sequence sequence gatcagaacaaAATAAAATAGAACAAAACGATAATTCtaataaataccacagtcttgatctacggccacactttgccagtagccggcatctaattcttattcttattctttataccacactttgccagtggtcggcatctaaagttcaataattacgcgcccttaataggtatctaaagttgcacacttgtgcgcctactaagggtatctaaggctagttccggaactatagcgtaaattacgaacgggttcgaaaacgtagagactgggttctaaaattcacaaatacttatatcttataatttcgaaatcaaaattcttatatcttatacgaaattaaaaacagaactgaaatatattttccgaaaaataaaagtaagtcaaaagtacttacctcaaagcctgaccagatctgaatttactctttttgaccctctaaacgatattttcttgaaaaacacgaaacacgaaatctgaagataacgaaaagacctttctgaaaagtccagaatcactgaattctgacttacgatgaattttctacgaattttacaagacagctgatttttgctgagaaagtcctacgaattttaatgataaaaacaaggaatacgaatatggtgtatttataacgatacaaaaccctatatctcaactaggaaataataatatttcctcctaaagatttacaacctctccaagtaaattccataaataaaatatttgatacacacaattacctaaactaaaaaaatttcgattttctaaattattcttacacttatttccacaaataacaaatcttttcacaaatcaactaccttgcacaaaatgttttcagaatattctaattttaaaatatttatctagacaaattaatatctaatttctaataaataaattaaaaataaaattacgaattttacattcttccctccttaaaagaatttggtccccaaattcacataacataaataaattaaataagtcACTAAAGAAAAGAAATCATACCTTAATTGCGATAGTTGTCATTTCCTGTCAGCTGAAACACACGTCCTTTGCCCATCTTGTTATCTGCTTCATTCCTTGGTGGCGGTGGCGGATTGTGCGGACAATTCGAAATCTTATGTCCTACTTCTCCGCAATGAAAACAAGCACCTGTATTCCAACGACAGACTTTGTCCGGATGATTCTTGCCGCACCTGGTACACGTCTCTCGATCACCTTGACCCCCGATGTTATCGTACACGTGTGGCTTCTTGAGTGGTCCCTCTTGAAAAGATTGCCCACTAGTTTGAGTGATCCGCCTCTTATTCCAACTGTCAGACGCCTTTTCAGATTCTGCCAAGCCCCTTTCGATCACTAACGCCTTGTTGAGGACAGCCTCGTACGTCTGAAGTTCAAACGACGCCACTGAATTCCTGATGTCACTTCGAAGTCCCTCCTCTAATCTTCGTGCTCGACTGCTCTCATCTGCTACTAGGGTCGACGCGTACTTCGCAAGCTTTGCAAATTCTGCTTCGTATTCAATGACGGTTCTTCCACCTTGTTGAAGTCGAATGAAGTCCCTCTCTTTCTGCAGACGAACTGTTCTCGGAAAGTACTTGTCCTCTAAAGCCTTCTTGAACTTTGCCCAAGTGTACGGTTCATGATTTTCTTCAAGATTTGTCGTCTCATTCTTTCTCTTTTCCATAAGCCACCAGTCGTAAGCGCTTCCTTGCAATTGGTACACAGCTAAGGTCACCTTCTGTCCCTCATTGCTCTCCAGAAGTCCgaaagctttttccatctcttgGATCCACATCTCAACGATAGCCGGGTCTGTAGCTCCATCAAAAGTTGGCGGGTTCAAACGCTTGAATTGAGAGACGATGTTGGGC is a genomic window containing:
- the LOC141711854 gene encoding uncharacterized protein LOC141711854 isoform X1, translated to MLNTNAVPLLCFKMDGENQNNNENQGNNDEGGNVFDQLAETLAVLVNQQPKPNIVSQFKRLNPPTFDGATDPAIVEMWIQEMEKAFGLLESNEGQKVTLAVYQLQGSAYDWWLMEKRKNETTNLEENHEPYTWAKFKKALEDKYFPRTVRLQKERDFIRLQQGGRTVIEYEAEFAKLAKYASTLVADESSRARRLEEGLRSDIRNSVASFELQTYEAVLNKALVIERGLAESEKASDSWNKRRITQTSGQSFQEGPLKKPHVYDNIGGQGDRETCTRCGKNHPDKVCRWNTGACFHCGEVGHKISNCPHNPPPPPRNEADNKMGKGRVFQLTGNDNYRN
- the LOC141711854 gene encoding uncharacterized protein LOC141711854 isoform X2, which translates into the protein MDGENQNNNENQGNNDEGGNVFDQLAETLAVLVNQQPKPNIVSQFKRLNPPTFDGATDPAIVEMWIQEMEKAFGLLESNEGQKVTLAVYQLQGSAYDWWLMEKRKNETTNLEENHEPYTWAKFKKALEDKYFPRTVRLQKERDFIRLQQGGRTVIEYEAEFAKLAKYASTLVADESSRARRLEEGLRSDIRNSVASFELQTYEAVLNKALVIERGLAESEKASDSWNKRRITQTSGQSFQEGPLKKPHVYDNIGGQGDRETCTRCGKNHPDKVCRWNTGACFHCGEVGHKISNCPHNPPPPPRNEADNKMGKGRVFQLTGNDNYRN